A genomic segment from Bacillus cereus G9842 encodes:
- a CDS encoding LysR family transcriptional regulator, which translates to MEMRHVKTFCAIVKYGNFSKAAHALGYAQSTVTAHMKALENDLHIPLFDRLGKKVLLTKAGHQFHPYALELLAIYEKAQEIPQNTDYLEGTLSITSNESLAVYRLPQLLRTYKQKNPKVNIVLETNTNEQALQKLREGETDVVFIIGESIEHNDFITRTFSNETFGWILPAYSAAHANPFQLLQDTQFIFTEQSCGYRPMVDRFLRQSGNIPAKTFETSNVEVIKQSVMCELGISILPYIVVQESCQKEQLCFQPIETPTIIQSHVIYHKSRWISPVLQSFLSLLERD; encoded by the coding sequence ATGGAAATGAGACATGTTAAAACATTTTGCGCCATTGTGAAGTATGGTAATTTTTCTAAAGCTGCTCATGCGCTAGGTTATGCGCAATCTACTGTTACAGCACATATGAAAGCTTTAGAGAACGATTTACATATTCCTCTTTTCGATCGGTTAGGGAAAAAAGTGCTACTTACAAAAGCAGGTCATCAATTTCATCCTTATGCATTAGAATTACTTGCAATATATGAAAAAGCGCAAGAAATCCCCCAAAATACAGATTATTTAGAAGGTACATTAAGTATTACATCTAATGAATCATTAGCGGTATACCGATTACCACAATTATTACGTACTTACAAACAGAAAAATCCGAAAGTAAATATCGTACTTGAAACAAACACAAATGAACAAGCATTACAAAAATTACGTGAAGGAGAAACAGACGTTGTCTTCATAATTGGAGAAAGTATAGAACATAATGATTTTATTACGCGTACTTTTAGTAATGAAACATTTGGATGGATTTTACCAGCTTATTCCGCTGCACACGCAAATCCATTCCAGTTATTACAGGACACCCAGTTCATTTTTACAGAACAAAGCTGCGGCTATAGGCCAATGGTAGATCGTTTTTTACGTCAAAGTGGAAATATTCCAGCTAAAACATTTGAAACTTCCAATGTTGAAGTCATTAAACAATCCGTTATGTGTGAATTAGGCATTTCAATTCTTCCTTATATCGTTGTACAAGAAAGTTGCCAAAAAGAACAACTATGTTTTCAGCCTATCGAAACTCCAACCATTATTCAAAGTCATGTAATCTATCATAAATCCAGATGGATTTCCCCGGTATTACAGTCGTTTCTTTCCTTACTTGAACGAGACTAA
- a CDS encoding PRK06770 family protein — translation MKTLFKIIGILAGMAVIGVGLTYGMLYYLNNSKPAAKKASPAAPAVEVLADSNVKAEDAKLLENGNYSLPNSGFNKNFKWTDENIQTALHEMAHQKAKADQKWGYIFITQERIESLIDIVKSNDLVQGSTYVEILERWKQGKYEKVDADHNKIWKLQSGNLGEGKGVMSEAEQKELINQVFMNKGTYSGSKLIAGGGQTNK, via the coding sequence ATGAAAACACTATTTAAAATAATAGGTATTCTAGCTGGTATGGCGGTAATTGGAGTAGGTTTAACATATGGTATGCTGTATTATTTAAATAATAGTAAACCAGCTGCGAAAAAGGCATCACCAGCTGCTCCAGCAGTAGAAGTATTAGCTGATAGTAATGTAAAAGCAGAAGATGCAAAGCTTTTAGAAAATGGCAATTATTCATTGCCGAATAGTGGTTTTAATAAAAATTTTAAATGGACAGATGAGAACATACAGACAGCATTACATGAAATGGCACATCAAAAAGCGAAAGCTGATCAAAAGTGGGGCTATATTTTTATTACACAAGAGCGGATTGAAAGCTTAATTGATATTGTAAAGAGTAATGATCTTGTACAGGGAAGTACATATGTAGAAATTTTAGAACGATGGAAACAAGGAAAATATGAAAAAGTTGATGCAGATCACAATAAGATTTGGAAATTACAAAGCGGGAATTTAGGAGAAGGAAAAGGAGTAATGTCGGAAGCTGAGCAAAAAGAATTAATTAATCAAGTGTTTATGAACAAAGGTACATATTCAGGTAGTAAATTAATTGCAGGCGGGGGACAGACTAATAAATAG
- a CDS encoding AAA family ATPase has product MKEGETMGIIAFEGASAVGKSTTCRELEKNYGAYIIPEVNSLFERPKNEHRTWYFEKQVERWNIAVQKSEQYELVILDGDIYQPLSYNWCFHFDLFNQPLSLIENFYKEKMINREIGFPDQYFYLYTNDEELRKRKVSDETKRRRNFEKHLHISKSFQCYYENLNSVTDGYCKLIEAKSVKSNEIEIVKNLNSLNVCEERRFDVSRLDAITKWLKENRA; this is encoded by the coding sequence ATGAAAGAGGGAGAAACTATGGGGATAATAGCATTTGAGGGAGCAAGCGCTGTTGGTAAAAGTACCACGTGCCGTGAATTAGAAAAGAATTATGGTGCTTATATAATACCTGAAGTCAATTCTTTATTTGAAAGGCCAAAAAATGAACATAGAACATGGTATTTTGAAAAACAAGTTGAGCGCTGGAATATAGCTGTTCAGAAGTCAGAGCAATATGAATTAGTAATACTCGATGGCGATATATATCAGCCACTTAGTTATAATTGGTGTTTTCATTTTGATCTATTTAATCAGCCATTATCTTTAATAGAAAATTTTTATAAAGAAAAGATGATAAATAGGGAAATTGGTTTTCCGGATCAATATTTTTATTTATATACGAACGATGAAGAACTTAGAAAGCGGAAAGTATCTGATGAAACGAAAAGAAGGAGAAACTTTGAAAAACATTTACATATATCAAAATCGTTTCAGTGTTATTATGAAAATTTAAATTCTGTTACAGATGGGTATTGTAAATTAATTGAGGCGAAAAGTGTAAAATCGAATGAAATAGAAATTGTAAAGAATTTAAACAGTTTAAATGTTTGTGAAGAAAGACGTTTTGATGTTTCGAGGTTAGATGCTATTACGAAGTGGTTAAAAGAAAATCGTGCATAA